The Caulifigura coniformis genome includes a region encoding these proteins:
- a CDS encoding UDP-glucose dehydrogenase family protein, with protein MRIVMIGTGYVGLVTGTCFADSGNDVTCVDIDQRKVDMLNRGEVPIYEPGLAEMVQRNSKAGRLTFTTDLAEPVSAAKCVFIAVGTPMSDTGAADLTYVMKAAEAMAPHLKPDAVVVVKSTVPVGTNRKVLNLLREKTGREVHVCSNPEFLKEGCAIDDFTKPDRVVVGVTSPEVGEVMRELYQPFLRTDHPFLVMGLESAEMTKYVANCMLATKISFINEMANVCELVGADINDVRRGIGHDQRIGFSFLFPGVGYGGSCFPKDVRAMEHVAAEKGFTTELLKSVDAVNDRQKNVLFNKLKKHFGDLQGKKIAVWGLAFKPRTDDIREAPSLVLIRSLLEVGAKVFAHDPVAMENVKKEFGNRVTFCSHHYEALDGADALAIVTEWNEYRTPDFGYIKHKLKQPVIFDGRNLYDPAKMAREGFTYNGIGLTAKPTV; from the coding sequence GTGCGAATCGTCATGATCGGTACAGGTTACGTGGGTCTCGTGACCGGAACCTGCTTCGCCGACAGCGGAAATGACGTGACGTGCGTGGACATCGACCAGCGGAAGGTCGACATGCTGAATCGCGGCGAGGTGCCGATTTACGAGCCGGGCCTGGCCGAAATGGTGCAGCGGAACTCGAAGGCGGGGCGGCTGACCTTCACGACGGACCTTGCGGAGCCGGTCTCTGCGGCGAAGTGCGTGTTCATCGCGGTCGGCACTCCGATGAGCGACACCGGGGCCGCGGACCTGACTTATGTGATGAAGGCGGCCGAGGCGATGGCGCCGCATCTCAAGCCGGACGCGGTGGTCGTCGTGAAGAGCACGGTGCCGGTGGGTACGAACCGGAAAGTGCTGAACCTGCTGCGCGAAAAGACGGGGCGCGAGGTGCACGTCTGCTCGAATCCGGAGTTTCTCAAGGAAGGCTGCGCGATCGACGACTTCACCAAGCCGGATCGCGTCGTGGTGGGCGTCACGAGCCCGGAAGTGGGCGAGGTGATGCGCGAACTGTACCAGCCGTTCCTGCGGACGGACCATCCGTTCCTGGTGATGGGGCTGGAGAGCGCTGAAATGACGAAGTACGTGGCCAACTGCATGCTGGCGACGAAAATCAGCTTCATCAACGAGATGGCGAACGTGTGCGAGCTCGTCGGGGCGGACATCAACGATGTGCGTCGCGGGATCGGGCACGACCAGCGGATCGGCTTTTCGTTCCTCTTCCCGGGCGTCGGGTACGGCGGATCGTGCTTCCCGAAAGACGTCAGGGCGATGGAGCACGTCGCGGCCGAGAAGGGGTTCACGACGGAGCTGCTCAAATCGGTCGATGCAGTCAATGACCGTCAGAAGAACGTGCTGTTCAACAAGTTGAAGAAGCACTTCGGTGACCTGCAGGGGAAGAAGATCGCCGTCTGGGGGCTGGCATTCAAGCCGCGGACGGACGACATCCGTGAAGCGCCGTCGCTGGTGCTGATCCGATCGCTGCTGGAAGTGGGGGCGAAGGTGTTCGCGCACGATCCGGTGGCGATGGAGAACGTGAAGAAGGAGTTCGGCAATCGGGTCACGTTCTGTTCACACCATTACGAGGCGCTGGATGGCGCCGACGCGCTGGCGATCGTCACGGAATGGAACGAATACCGGACCCCGGACTTCGGGTACATCAAGCACAAGCTGAAGCAGCCGGTCATTTTCGATGGCAGGAACCTGTACGATCCGGCGAAGATGGCGCGGGAAGGGTTCACGTATAACGGGATCGGGCTCACGGCGAAGCCGACGGTTTAG
- a CDS encoding MBL fold metallo-hydrolase → MLPRREVFPGVIEMNYQARRRLGCCVYLVFDGPEWALIDIGYQDTLEDIVGLIRQMDFRLADCKYLVATHADVDHVQGLKRAKEIMPQAKIVGHAQAGRLLEAGERIETYAEITAQGISIDLPAVKFDEFIDEGDVLKIGKRKLEVWHTPGHAPAQLSFRMGDLLLSGDNIYRDGGVGNIDAHHGSDLPAFLQSLERIRDSDVTWLLPSHGPIFRRDPKHIQKTIDRLESYLHLPDFGTCAVDWPLLDEWDSELEKGFDASKA, encoded by the coding sequence ATGCTTCCCCGCCGTGAAGTTTTCCCAGGCGTTATCGAGATGAACTACCAGGCCCGGCGGCGGCTGGGGTGCTGTGTTTATCTGGTCTTTGACGGCCCCGAGTGGGCACTGATCGACATCGGCTACCAGGACACCCTGGAGGACATCGTCGGACTCATCCGGCAGATGGATTTCCGCCTCGCCGACTGCAAATACCTCGTCGCCACCCATGCCGACGTCGATCACGTCCAGGGCCTCAAGCGGGCCAAAGAAATCATGCCCCAGGCGAAGATCGTCGGGCACGCCCAGGCCGGGAGGCTCCTCGAAGCCGGAGAACGCATCGAAACCTACGCCGAAATCACCGCGCAGGGAATTTCGATCGACCTTCCTGCCGTCAAGTTCGACGAGTTCATTGACGAAGGCGACGTCCTCAAGATCGGCAAACGCAAGCTCGAAGTCTGGCACACCCCCGGACACGCGCCGGCGCAGCTGTCGTTCCGCATGGGCGACCTCCTGCTCTCGGGCGACAACATCTATCGCGATGGCGGCGTCGGCAATATCGATGCGCATCATGGCTCCGACCTCCCTGCGTTCCTCCAGTCGCTGGAGCGGATCCGCGACAGCGATGTCACCTGGCTCCTCCCCAGCCACGGCCCGATCTTCCGCCGCGATCCGAAGCACATCCAGAAAACAATCGACCGCCTCGAGTCGTATCTCCACCTGCCCGATTTCGGAACCTGCGCCGTCGACTGGCCGCTCCTGGACGAGTGGGACTCCGAACTGGAGAAGGGCTTCGACGCGTCGAAGGCCTGA